The region TGTCAGTTGCGTGACATCGGGCTGCGGCGCTGCGACGTGCATCAGGAGGGGCGGGATTCGCTTTGGCAGCGCTGAGTGAGCGGAAACAAAAAACCACCTGCATAGAGGTGGTTTGATGCGCCGTTATGTCAGCGAGAATGTGGTGGCCCCTACTGGACTTGAACCAGTGACCAAGCGATTATGAGTCGCGTGCTCTAACCAACTGAGCTAAGGGGCCAAGCGGCGAGATTATACGGTAATCCTCCGGTGCAGGTCTACTGTTTGCCGCCTGTATGTTGTTTTTCTGCGCAGTTCTAGTCTGTTGTAATTGCTGGCGGATTTTGCGATAACCGGTGTAAATCCCTTTTATTGGACCTCACAGACCCATGAATCTTTTGGCGCCAAACTTGCGGGTGGTGTTTTGCGGCATCAATCCCGGCCTTTCCTCCGCCCATCAGGGCTATCCCTTTGCCAATGGCAGCAACCGTTTCTGGAAGGTCCTGCATCAGGCCGGTTTCACCCAGTGCCAACTGGCGCCGGAGCAGTGGCAGCAGTTGCAGGACACCGGTTGCGGCATCACCGCTTTGGTGGCGCGCCCGACGGTAGCGGCGAGCGAAGTGACGCGTGAAGAGTTGCGCAGCGGCGGTGAAGCGCTAAAAGACAAAATCCTGCAATTCCAGCCGCGTGCATTGGCGGTTCTGGGCAAGCAGGCGTTCAGCAGCGCCTTCGGGGTGAAAAATGCGCCCTGGGGGCGGCAGGAGATGACGATCGGCAAAACCGAGGTGTGGGTATTGCCTAATCCCAGCGGGCTGAACCGCGCCACGCTGGAGCAGCTTACCGAGAGCTACCGCGAGCTGTTCCTGGCGCTGGAGTGATTCTCCAGGATTTCAGGCAATAAAAAACCCCGGCAGGCCGGGGTTTTTTGTTTGCGGCTAACCGCTGGCCTTAGTCGTCCAGGAAGCTGCGCAGCACTTCGGAACGGCTTGGGTGGCGCAGTTTACGCAGTGCTTTGGCTTCGATCTGACGAATACGCTCACGGGTAACGTCGAACTGTTTGCCCACTTCTTCCAGCGTGTGGTCAGTGTTCATATCGATGCCGAAACGCATGCGCAGCACTTTCGCTTCACGGGCGGTCAGGCCGGCCAATACGTCGTGCGTCGCAGAGCGCAGGCTTTCCGAGGTGGCAGAATCCAACGGCAGCTCGAGGGTGGTATCCTCGATGAAATCGCCCAGATGTGAATCTTCATCATCACCAATCGGCGTTTCCATGGAGATCGGCTCTTTGGCGATCTTCAGCACTTTGCGGATTTTGTCTTCCGGCATCAGCATACGTTCAGCCAGCTCTTCCGGCGTCGGTTCGCGGCCCATCTCTTGCAGCATCTGGCGCGAAATACGGTTGAGTTTGTTGATGGTCTCAATCATATGCACCGGAATGCGGATGGTACGCGCCTGGTCGGCGATAGAGCGGGTGATGGCCTGACGGATCCACCAGGTGGCGTAAGTTGAGAACTTATAACCACGGCGGTATTCGAACTTGTCTACCGCTTTCATCAAACCGATGTTGCCTTCCTGAATCAGATCCAGGAACTGCAGACCGCGGTTGGTGTATTTCTTGGCGATAGAGATAACCAGACGCAAGTTGGCTTCAACCATCTCTTTCTTCGCACGGCGGGCTTTCGCTTCGCCGATAGACATGCGACGGTTGATGTCCTTCACCTGCTCGATGGTCAGGCCGGTCTCTTCTTCGATCTGACGCAGTTTTTGCAGGCTGCGCTGTACGTCATCCGTTACGTCTTTCAGCTTTTCTGACCATGGCTTGGCCATCGCCAGCGCCGCTTCGAACCAGGAGTTGCTGGTTTCGTTGCCGGCGAACAAAGTGACGAAGTTTTTCTTCGGCATTTTGCACTGTTCAACGCACAGCTTCATGATGATACGTTCCTGGGTGCGAACGCGGTCCATCATGATGCGCATGCTGTTGACCAGGAAGTCGAACTGTTTTGGCACCAGGCGGAACTGCTTGAACACCTCAGACAGCTTCAGAATTTCTTCTGCTGCGCTGGCGTGGCTACGGCCGTTCTTTTTGATGACCAGACGGGTCGCTTCATACTGATCGCGCAGGTCGGTGAATTTCTGACGTGCCAGCTCCGGATCGATGCTGTTGTCGTCTTCAGCGTCGTCGTCTTCATCTTCGTCTTCTTCGTCGTCGTTCTGCTCTTCGGTCGACAGCTCAGAACCGACGTGCGTTGCGGTTGGGGCGATGTCCTCTTCCGCATTAGGATCGACGAAGCCGGTGATCAGGTCGGACAGGCGAGCTTCGCCGGCTTCAACGCGATCGTACTGCTCCAGCAGATAGGTAATGGCTTCAGGGTATTCGGCAACCGAGCACTGAACCTGGTTGATACCGTCTTCAATACGCTTGGCGATGTCGATTTCGCCTTCGCGCGTCAGCAGTTCAACGGTACCCATTTCGCGCATGTACATGCGCACCGGGTCGGTGGTACGGCCAATTTCAGATTCAACGCTGGACAGGACTTGAGCGGCAGCTTCTTCCGCATCTTCGTCTGTGCTGTTTGAGTTTTCAGCCAGCAACAGGTCATCGGCGTCCGGGGCTTCTTCCATCACCTGGATGCCCATGTCGTTAATCATCTGGATGATGTCTTCGATCTGATCGGAGTCGACGATATCTTCCGGCAGATGGTCATTGACCTCAGCATAGGTCAGATAGCCTTGCTCCTTACCACGTTGGACAAGAAGTTTAAGCTGTGACTGCGGGTTTTGCTCCATAAGACGGTATCCACACTTCAGAGTATTTAGGTTGGTGTCGGTCGGCGAAACCGCCAACAATAGCATTTGGGGCGTTTTTGTTGTTGCCGCGGCCCACTGTGGCGGCATATTGCAGGGCTCTGCCCTCGCATTTATCGGCACTTAAGCCGTTGTATCCTTTATTCTTCACGCCTCAGGGGGGCTGCCTTCTCTCACCCGAACCACTTACCTGAGTAAGCTCATCGAGATTCGTTCAGTTGCCGCCTACCTGAAACGCGAATAATTTTGGCTAATTTCAGTTTTTCTTCGCTAAAACCTGATTGAGAGAACGGACTTCTTCACGTTCTTCCGGGCTCAGGCCGTGCGTTCTGGCCTGCGCGATCAATGTCTCCAGCCGTTGCTCCAGTACGGAGTCGTACAGGCTGGCCAAGGTATCCAAAAATGTCTGCTCGACCCTGTCCTCAACGATCATATGGTTCCATGTCGCCAAGGTTTCAAGCTGCTGGCTCAATTTGTTGTCGCGATACTGCTCCAGCAATTGGCCGGTTGTCAGCCCCGGCTGAGCCAGGCAGGTCTGCACCAGCTCGACAAATAGCGGTAAACCCGCCTGTTTGGTCTGCTCCAATCCCTCGAGTGAAGGGATAAGTGTAGCCAGTTGCGGATTTTGTACCAGTAACCCTATCAGTATACGCATGGTTGTGCGTTTTAGCTGGGGCGCCTGATAAGTATTCGCATTTTCAGCCTGTTTGGGCATCAGCTTGTCGAGCTGGCTGTCATCGAGCAGGCCAAGCTTGCTGCCGAGCTGTTGGCGCAGGTACAAGCGCAACGTTTCGCCCGGCACCTGAGTAATCAGCGGTAGCGCCAGCGTGCTCAGCTTGGCGCGGCCGTCCGGGCTGCTCAAATCCACCTGCGGCATCAGCGTTTCGAACAGGAAAGTGGAAAGCGGCTGCGCCAGCTCCATTCGCTGCTCGAAGGCGTCTTTGCCTTCTTTTCGGACCAATGTGTCCGGGTCTTCGCCGTCGGGCAAAAACATAAACCGCAGTTGGCGCCCGTCGTTCAGATAGGGCAGCGCGGTTTCCAGTGCGCGCCAGGCCGCTTCGCGACCGGCTCTGTCACCGTCATAGCAGCAGACAACGTTGTCGGTGGCGCGGAACAGCAGCTGAATATGTTCAGCCGTCGTTGAGGTTCCGAGCGAGGCGACGGCATAATCGATGCCGTATTGCGCCAACGCCACCACGTCCATATAGCCTTCCACTACCAGCAAACGTTGCGGGGTAGGGTGGTTCTGCTGCGCTTCATACAGGCCGTACAACTGACGACCCTTGTGGAATACTTCGGTTTCCGGCGAGTTCAGGTATTTCGGCATGCCGTCACCCAATACGCGCCCGCCAAAGGCGATCACTCGCCCGCGTTTGTCGCGAATAGGGAACATCACGCGCTCACGGAAACGATCGTACGATCGGCCTTGATCGTTAGTCACCAGCATGCCTGCATCGTTCAATGCGAGACGCGCGTCGGCATCACGACCAAAACGTTTCAATGCGTTATCCCAACCGGCAGGTGCAAAGCCGATGGCAAAATGGCGGATAACGTCGTCACTGAGCCCGCGCTGTTGCAGATAATTGCGCGCCGGCGTGCCGGAAGGCTGATGCAGTGACTGTTGATAGAACGCACTGAGCTGTTCCATCAGTTGATACAGGCTCTGACGCTGATGACGTTCGATCTGGGTCGGCCCGGTTCCTGCCTCGTAAGGCACTTCCAGCCCGTGCATGGTCGCCAGCTCTTCGATGGTTTCGACAAACTCGAGTCTGTCGTAATTCATCAGAAAGTCGACGGCGTTACCGTGCGCACCACAACCAAAACAGTGGTAAAACTGCTTATCGCCATTAACGGTAAATGAAGGCGTTTTTTCGTGGTGGAACGGACAGCACGCGTGATAGTTCTTGCCTTGCTTCTTGAGCTTTACCCGCGCGTCGAT is a window of Serratia plymuthica DNA encoding:
- the mug gene encoding G/U mismatch-specific DNA glycosylase; its protein translation is MNLLAPNLRVVFCGINPGLSSAHQGYPFANGSNRFWKVLHQAGFTQCQLAPEQWQQLQDTGCGITALVARPTVAASEVTREELRSGGEALKDKILQFQPRALAVLGKQAFSSAFGVKNAPWGRQEMTIGKTEVWVLPNPSGLNRATLEQLTESYRELFLALE
- the rpoD gene encoding RNA polymerase sigma factor RpoD, with amino-acid sequence MEQNPQSQLKLLVQRGKEQGYLTYAEVNDHLPEDIVDSDQIEDIIQMINDMGIQVMEEAPDADDLLLAENSNSTDEDAEEAAAQVLSSVESEIGRTTDPVRMYMREMGTVELLTREGEIDIAKRIEDGINQVQCSVAEYPEAITYLLEQYDRVEAGEARLSDLITGFVDPNAEEDIAPTATHVGSELSTEEQNDDEEDEDEDDDAEDDNSIDPELARQKFTDLRDQYEATRLVIKKNGRSHASAAEEILKLSEVFKQFRLVPKQFDFLVNSMRIMMDRVRTQERIIMKLCVEQCKMPKKNFVTLFAGNETSNSWFEAALAMAKPWSEKLKDVTDDVQRSLQKLRQIEEETGLTIEQVKDINRRMSIGEAKARRAKKEMVEANLRLVISIAKKYTNRGLQFLDLIQEGNIGLMKAVDKFEYRRGYKFSTYATWWIRQAITRSIADQARTIRIPVHMIETINKLNRISRQMLQEMGREPTPEELAERMLMPEDKIRKVLKIAKEPISMETPIGDDEDSHLGDFIEDTTLELPLDSATSESLRSATHDVLAGLTAREAKVLRMRFGIDMNTDHTLEEVGKQFDVTRERIRQIEAKALRKLRHPSRSEVLRSFLDD
- the dnaG gene encoding DNA primase, translating into MAGRIPRVFINDLLARTDIVDLIDARVKLKKQGKNYHACCPFHHEKTPSFTVNGDKQFYHCFGCGAHGNAVDFLMNYDRLEFVETIEELATMHGLEVPYEAGTGPTQIERHQRQSLYQLMEQLSAFYQQSLHQPSGTPARNYLQQRGLSDDVIRHFAIGFAPAGWDNALKRFGRDADARLALNDAGMLVTNDQGRSYDRFRERVMFPIRDKRGRVIAFGGRVLGDGMPKYLNSPETEVFHKGRQLYGLYEAQQNHPTPQRLLVVEGYMDVVALAQYGIDYAVASLGTSTTAEHIQLLFRATDNVVCCYDGDRAGREAAWRALETALPYLNDGRQLRFMFLPDGEDPDTLVRKEGKDAFEQRMELAQPLSTFLFETLMPQVDLSSPDGRAKLSTLALPLITQVPGETLRLYLRQQLGSKLGLLDDSQLDKLMPKQAENANTYQAPQLKRTTMRILIGLLVQNPQLATLIPSLEGLEQTKQAGLPLFVELVQTCLAQPGLTTGQLLEQYRDNKLSQQLETLATWNHMIVEDRVEQTFLDTLASLYDSVLEQRLETLIAQARTHGLSPEEREEVRSLNQVLAKKN